A genomic region of Micromonospora sp. NBRC 110009 contains the following coding sequences:
- a CDS encoding VirB4 family type IV secretion system protein has product MNKRNRAHSGEPGRRARGLAATVAPASVEVTPRMLRVGDGYAATLVVTGYPAEVGPAWLEPLLSWPGRLDLALHIDPLAAPAAAARLRTQRARFESSRRADAGRGKLPDPAVDAAADDAADLAQRLARGAAKLFRVGLYLTVHARTEDELLEACAQVKAAAASTLIEVQPATWRHLAGWTTTLPLATDSLRMRRTMDTAALAAAFPLASADLPAPLPGDPPAEGGVLYGVNPDSQGIVWWDRWAQENHNCVVLARSGAGKSYFVKLEILRNLYQQVQVAVIDPEDEYPRLADGVGGTVVRLGASGVKINPLDLPAGDTRPDVLTRRGLFLHTLVSVLLGQQPPPAERAALDRAILAVYRAAGITPDPATHHRPAPLLRDLADCLHTDDDPAARQLAARLAPWVQGSFSELFDGPSTTRPDGHLVVWSLRHLPDELRTVGTLLALDAIWRQVDAPGRPAARRLVVVDEAWLLMRDGEGARFLFRMSKAARKRHAGLTVITQDVADVLSTDLGQAVVANAATQVLLKQAPQAIDAIGEAFGLTAGERRLLLAARVGTGLLISGTNRTSFEAVASPAEHPLCTTSPSELADLDDEGDEL; this is encoded by the coding sequence ATGAACAAGCGCAACCGAGCCCACTCGGGCGAGCCGGGCCGCCGGGCGCGAGGGCTGGCCGCGACGGTCGCCCCCGCCTCGGTGGAGGTGACCCCGCGGATGCTGCGCGTCGGCGACGGCTACGCCGCCACCCTCGTGGTCACCGGCTACCCGGCCGAGGTCGGTCCGGCCTGGCTCGAGCCGCTGCTGTCCTGGCCGGGCCGCCTCGACCTGGCGCTGCACATCGACCCGCTGGCCGCCCCGGCCGCCGCAGCGAGGTTGCGCACCCAGCGGGCCCGCTTCGAGTCCTCCCGGCGGGCTGACGCCGGGCGGGGCAAGCTACCCGACCCGGCCGTGGACGCCGCTGCCGACGACGCGGCGGACCTCGCGCAGCGGCTCGCCCGTGGCGCGGCGAAACTGTTCCGCGTCGGCCTCTACCTGACCGTGCACGCCCGCACCGAAGACGAGCTCCTCGAGGCGTGCGCCCAGGTCAAGGCCGCCGCCGCGTCCACCCTGATCGAGGTGCAACCGGCAACCTGGCGGCACCTCGCGGGCTGGACCACCACCCTTCCCCTGGCCACGGACTCGCTGCGGATGCGGCGCACCATGGACACCGCCGCCCTCGCTGCCGCCTTCCCCCTTGCCTCCGCCGACCTGCCGGCGCCGCTGCCCGGCGACCCGCCCGCCGAGGGTGGGGTGCTCTACGGGGTGAACCCGGACTCGCAGGGCATCGTGTGGTGGGACCGCTGGGCGCAGGAGAACCACAACTGCGTCGTCCTTGCGCGCTCCGGCGCCGGCAAGTCGTACTTCGTGAAGCTGGAGATCCTGCGCAACCTCTACCAGCAGGTGCAGGTCGCCGTCATCGACCCCGAAGACGAGTACCCGCGCCTGGCCGACGGGGTCGGCGGCACCGTGGTCCGCCTCGGCGCGTCCGGGGTGAAGATCAACCCCCTGGATCTGCCGGCGGGCGACACCCGCCCGGACGTGCTCACCCGACGCGGCCTGTTCCTGCACACCCTCGTCAGCGTCCTGCTCGGCCAGCAGCCGCCGCCCGCCGAGCGAGCGGCCCTGGACCGGGCGATCCTGGCCGTCTACCGGGCCGCGGGGATCACCCCGGACCCGGCCACCCACCACCGGCCCGCCCCGCTCCTGCGCGACCTCGCCGACTGCCTGCACACCGACGACGACCCCGCCGCAAGGCAGCTCGCCGCCCGTCTCGCGCCATGGGTGCAGGGGTCGTTCTCGGAGCTGTTCGACGGGCCGAGCACCACCCGCCCCGACGGGCACCTGGTGGTGTGGTCGCTGCGGCACCTGCCCGACGAGCTGCGCACCGTCGGCACCCTGCTCGCCCTGGACGCGATCTGGCGGCAGGTCGACGCCCCCGGCCGGCCGGCCGCACGGCGGCTCGTCGTGGTGGACGAGGCGTGGCTGCTCATGCGCGACGGCGAGGGCGCCCGGTTCCTGTTCCGCATGTCCAAGGCCGCCCGCAAACGCCACGCCGGCCTGACCGTCATCACCCAGGACGTCGCCGACGTCCTGAGCACCGACCTCGGCCAGGCCGTCGTCGCCAACGCCGCGACCCAGGTGCTGCTCAAGCAGGCGCCGCAGGCTATCGACGCCATCGGCGAGGCGTTCGGGCTCACCGCCGGCGAGCGGCGGCTGCTCCTCGCCGCCCGGGTCGGCACGGGGTTGCTGATCTCCGGGACCAACCGGACCAGCTTCGAGGCCGTCGCCTCCCCCGCCGAGCACCCGCTCTGCACCACAAGCCCGAGTGAGCTGGCCGACCTCGACGACGAAGGAGACGAGCTGTGA
- a CDS encoding PrgI family protein: protein MSRHDDRADPGRVRMPADVDAPDKVLYGLTFRQLAVLAVAALAFYGAWRALHALVPAPILVGAAVVLGGLVFGVAVGRRDGLSLDVWLLAAVRHSRAPRALSTTDTTTVPDWVRAPASKVTLPAPLKLPADAIDDGGEIRLVGARAAMVAATSVNLALRTPDEQAALVDTFGRWLNSLSTPTQIVVSAQPVDLQGAARTLAEAAEKLPHPALADAAADHARFLNDLATRRDPLRRQVLIVTRTTVGERAARRRAEDTVRALAGLGVTARALDGAAVTAALAAAADPYRPPRPGGLAAPDAVITAAAPHRRHRPEGSRQA from the coding sequence ATGAGCCGCCACGACGACCGCGCAGATCCGGGCCGGGTGCGGATGCCCGCTGACGTCGACGCGCCGGACAAGGTGCTGTACGGGCTGACGTTCCGGCAGCTGGCGGTCCTCGCCGTCGCCGCCCTCGCCTTCTACGGGGCGTGGCGGGCCCTCCACGCGCTCGTTCCCGCGCCAATTCTGGTCGGTGCGGCTGTCGTGCTCGGCGGTCTCGTGTTCGGTGTGGCCGTGGGCCGGCGCGACGGCCTGTCGCTGGACGTGTGGCTGCTCGCCGCCGTGCGGCATTCTCGGGCGCCGCGGGCGTTGTCGACGACCGACACGACCACGGTGCCGGACTGGGTGCGGGCCCCGGCGTCGAAGGTGACACTGCCGGCGCCGTTGAAGCTGCCCGCCGACGCGATCGACGACGGCGGGGAAATCCGCCTGGTCGGAGCTCGGGCGGCGATGGTGGCCGCCACCAGCGTGAACCTCGCCCTGCGCACCCCCGATGAGCAGGCAGCGCTGGTGGACACGTTCGGTCGGTGGCTGAACTCGCTGTCCACGCCGACGCAGATCGTCGTGTCCGCCCAACCGGTGGACCTGCAGGGCGCCGCCCGCACCCTCGCCGAGGCAGCCGAGAAGCTGCCGCACCCCGCCCTGGCGGACGCGGCGGCCGACCACGCCCGCTTCCTCAACGACCTCGCCACACGGCGCGATCCGCTGCGCCGGCAGGTCCTCATCGTCACTCGCACCACCGTCGGCGAGCGCGCCGCCCGCCGGCGCGCCGAGGACACCGTCCGCGCGCTGGCCGGCCTGGGCGTCACCGCCCGGGCGCTGGACGGCGCGGCCGTCACCGCCGCTCTCGCCGCCGCGGCTGACCCCTACCGGCCGCCCCGACCGGGCGGCCTCGCGGCCCCCGACGCCGTCATCACCGCAGCCGCGCCCCACCGGCGCCACCGACCTGAAGGGAGCCGACAGGCATGA
- a CDS encoding pilin — translation MYRIRARLRALTTVHVLRRLVTVAVATVVVVATPAVAHADPGAPAIVAVNSLPVVVANLRAWLIGILAALATLFLVLAGVYWATAGGDPAQVERAKGALKNALVGYGLAILAPVLLQVVQGIVGG, via the coding sequence ATGTACCGCATCCGCGCACGTCTTCGTGCCCTCACCACCGTCCACGTCCTCCGCCGCCTCGTCACGGTGGCCGTCGCGACCGTCGTGGTCGTGGCGACACCGGCCGTCGCGCACGCCGATCCTGGTGCGCCGGCGATCGTGGCGGTGAACTCGCTGCCGGTTGTCGTCGCCAATCTGCGGGCCTGGCTGATCGGCATCCTCGCCGCGCTGGCCACCTTGTTCCTCGTCCTGGCCGGCGTCTACTGGGCCACCGCAGGCGGCGACCCGGCGCAGGTCGAGCGGGCCAAGGGCGCACTGAAAAACGCCCTGGTCGGCTACGGCCTGGCCATCCTCGCCCCGGTCCTGCTGCAGGTCGTCCAAGGCATCGTCGGAGGCTGA
- a CDS encoding dihydrofolate reductase family protein has product MGTVVLYKSMSLDGFVAGPDIGAEHPMGKGGMRLHEWMFTDRPDPRDKEVIAATFASVGAVVVGKRTFDVGLPHWEDTPYPAPTFVLTHQARDELAMKSATFTFVTDGIETALKSAQDAAEDKDVIVMGAQTGRQFLRAGLLDEMQINLVPVVLGAGTRLLDDLGHIELERTQVIASDAVTHLRFRVVK; this is encoded by the coding sequence ATGGGCACCGTGGTGCTGTACAAGAGCATGTCGTTGGACGGCTTCGTCGCCGGCCCCGACATCGGCGCGGAACATCCCATGGGAAAGGGCGGCATGCGGCTGCACGAGTGGATGTTCACCGACCGTCCCGACCCGCGCGACAAGGAGGTCATCGCTGCCACGTTCGCCTCGGTTGGCGCGGTCGTGGTCGGCAAGCGCACGTTCGACGTCGGACTGCCCCACTGGGAGGACACCCCGTATCCGGCACCGACCTTCGTACTCACCCACCAGGCCCGTGACGAACTCGCCATGAAGAGCGCGACGTTCACCTTCGTCACCGACGGCATCGAGACCGCCCTCAAGTCCGCCCAGGACGCGGCCGAGGACAAGGACGTGATCGTGATGGGCGCCCAGACGGGACGGCAGTTCCTGCGTGCCGGGCTGCTTGATGAGATGCAGATCAACCTCGTGCCCGTGGTGCTGGGCGCCGGAACCCGGCTGCTGGACGACCTGGGCCACATCGAGTTGGAGCGTACGCAGGTGATCGCCTCCGACGCGGTCACGCACCTGCGGTTCCGGGTCGTGAAGTAG
- a CDS encoding IS3 family transposase (programmed frameshift): MVNKHYPAEFKADAVALYRSRPGATIAQIADDLGVNRETLRSWVRADDQRRGAAAGPAAPPASGSVEDENAALRRRVRELEEERDILRKAARYFAGGDALVNRFQFVADHQQRYGVKRLCQILGVSRSSFYYWRSAAEARAARQAADVALASRIRAVHAEHDGTYGAPRITAELRDAGQLVNRKRVARVMRRFGVQGLRLRRRTRTTVPDPAAAKAPDLIGRHFTAPAPNQRYVGDITYLPVGDRGFLYLATVLDLHSRRLAGWAIADHMRTDLVIDALHAAQRTRGSLDGAIMHTDHGAQYTSRAFAAACTTAGVRQSMSAVGSSADNAAAESFNATFKRETLQGRRAFTDKREARLAAFRWLHRYNTIRRHSRLGQQSPITYEKNTRPAPATLAPAA, encoded by the exons ATGGTGAACAAGCACTACCCCGCCGAGTTCAAGGCCGACGCGGTCGCGTTGTACCGGTCTCGGCCGGGGGCGACGATCGCGCAGATCGCTGACGATCTGGGCGTCAATCGGGAGACGTTGCGCAGTTGGGTCCGCGCTGATGATCAGCGTCGGGGCGCAGCGGCCGGGCCGGCGGCGCCGCCGGCGTCCGGGTCGGTGGAGGATGAGAACGCGGCGTTGCGGCGGCGGGTGCGGGAGTTGGAGGAGGAACGGGACATTCTGCGGAAGGCGGCCCGGTATTTCGCCGGGG GAGACGCGCTGGTGAACCGCTTCCAGTTCGTCGCCGACCATCAGCAGCGCTATGGCGTGAAGCGGTTGTGTCAGATCCTCGGGGTGTCCCGCTCGAGCTTCTACTACTGGCGATCGGCCGCCGAAGCGCGGGCCGCCCGGCAGGCCGCGGACGTCGCGCTGGCCAGCCGGATCCGGGCGGTGCACGCCGAGCACGACGGCACGTACGGAGCACCACGGATCACCGCCGAGCTGCGCGATGCCGGGCAGTTGGTCAACCGTAAGCGGGTCGCGCGGGTGATGCGCCGCTTCGGCGTGCAGGGTCTGCGGTTGCGCAGGCGAACTCGTACGACGGTGCCGGACCCGGCCGCGGCGAAGGCCCCGGATCTGATCGGCCGGCACTTCACCGCCCCCGCGCCGAACCAACGCTACGTCGGCGACATCACCTACCTGCCGGTCGGTGACCGCGGATTCCTCTACCTGGCCACCGTCCTCGACCTGCACTCCCGGCGCCTCGCGGGCTGGGCGATCGCCGACCACATGCGCACCGACCTGGTCATCGACGCCCTCCACGCGGCGCAGCGCACCCGGGGCAGCCTCGACGGGGCGATCATGCACACCGACCACGGAGCTCAATACACCTCCCGGGCCTTCGCCGCCGCCTGCACCACGGCAGGGGTCCGGCAGTCAATGAGCGCGGTCGGTAGCTCCGCCGACAACGCGGCCGCGGAGTCGTTCAACGCCACCTTCAAACGCGAGACCCTCCAGGGCCGCCGCGCCTTCACCGACAAACGCGAAGCCCGACTCGCCGCATTCCGCTGGCTGCACCGCTACAACACCATTCGACGCCACTCCCGGCTCGGACAGCAATCACCGATCACCTACGAGAAGAACACCCGCCCAGCGCCAGCTACGCTGGCCCCGGCCGCATAA
- a CDS encoding TRM11 family SAM-dependent methyltransferase has translation MQPGDAEDAYLGQHGDDGGHPESSGRHRAPDQPQRLSVWATAQQTGPVQRRGRYVAESVKHPARMLPAIAAHAIAAYTQPGDLVLDPMCGIGTTLVEAIHTGRDAIGVEYEPRWSNIADTNITHAHQQGATGHASVVRGDATRLASLLPAALAGQVALVITSPPYGPTVHGLVRPGTDGVTKFDNTYGTDRGNLAYRDLTGLTDGFEQILTGCAALLRPGGTVVVTARPWRKNGQLVDLPSAVIAAGVRAGLVPTERCVALLAAVRDGHLVARPSFFQLQTVRKARTGGIPLHLITHEDVLIFRRPQKSASSAEPKCSHGESGCPEGTSWHADTGVQGNSGRRSA, from the coding sequence GTGCAGCCCGGCGACGCCGAGGACGCCTACCTCGGCCAGCACGGCGACGACGGCGGTCACCCCGAGAGCAGCGGACGTCACCGGGCACCGGACCAACCGCAGCGCCTGTCGGTCTGGGCCACCGCGCAGCAGACCGGACCGGTGCAGCGCCGCGGCCGTTACGTCGCCGAGTCCGTCAAGCACCCCGCCCGGATGCTCCCCGCGATCGCCGCGCACGCCATCGCCGCCTACACCCAGCCCGGCGACCTCGTCCTCGACCCGATGTGCGGCATCGGCACCACCCTCGTCGAAGCCATCCACACCGGCCGCGACGCCATCGGCGTCGAGTACGAGCCACGCTGGTCGAACATCGCCGACACCAACATCACCCACGCCCACCAGCAGGGCGCCACCGGCCACGCCTCGGTGGTCCGCGGCGACGCCACCCGCCTGGCCTCCCTCCTGCCCGCAGCCCTCGCCGGGCAGGTCGCCCTCGTGATCACCTCACCCCCGTACGGGCCCACCGTCCACGGCCTCGTCCGACCCGGGACCGACGGGGTCACCAAGTTCGACAACACCTACGGCACCGACCGCGGCAACCTCGCCTACCGCGACCTCACCGGCCTCACCGACGGCTTCGAACAGATCCTGACCGGCTGCGCCGCCCTGCTGCGCCCTGGCGGCACGGTCGTGGTCACCGCCCGACCATGGCGCAAGAACGGCCAGCTCGTCGACCTGCCGTCCGCGGTCATCGCCGCCGGCGTGCGCGCCGGCCTGGTCCCGACCGAGCGGTGCGTCGCCCTGCTCGCCGCGGTCCGCGACGGGCACCTCGTCGCCCGGCCGTCGTTCTTCCAACTCCAAACCGTGCGCAAGGCCCGCACCGGCGGTATCCCGCTGCACCTGATCACGCACGAGGACGTGCTGATCTTCCGCCGGCCGCAGAAGTCCGCGAGTTCGGCTGAACCCAAGTGTTCGCACGGCGAATCCGGGTGTCCTGAGGGGACATCGTGGCATGCGGACACCGGGGTTCAGGGCAACTCGGGGAGGCGGTCCGCGTGA
- a CDS encoding ABC transporter ATP-binding protein, producing the protein MPPQVPHPEPGVPDTRGPLRYIWWLVRCQPWRVLRGSVLGTAWMTGLSVRPYLISRAVDDGLRAHDNRALLLWVAAILGAGVGLSYLGIMRHRTMTFVREDATARSAAVLLRQLSRIGAVLPRRLAAGEVATVGGSDIGYTSQVLTMTGPGVGAVIAYTVIAVVLWSVSPILALCVLLGVPAIALLIGPLLRRLDRVESVYRQQQGMLTTRAGDIVAGLRVLAGVGGRGLFARRYADRSQRLLAEGYRVGAVNSWIDALTVAIPGLFLATVVWLAARMAVTGDITIGQMVAVYGYVATLIVPVWFLLEGSYQMIRGRVAARRIVALLNLVPDDVGALRDADGPGTKPDGGGITTVPDARRPGVVPAPARPADLHDPASGLTVPAGRLIGVAADDPGEAIALADRLGRYVVSDVTWGGVPLTGIPLEQLRARILVADHDSYLFAGTLRTVLRARGASGDDRDRAGSDDDPSRDGSGSDARVTAALRVASAEDVVDALPDGLGTPIDTRARTLSGGQRQRVRLARALLAEPEVLVLIDPTSAVDAHTEARIAERLRAARAGRTTIVLATSPLLLGHADTVAHLREGRIVATGTHAELLERDRGYRQLVARGSDALDSEDFTGAEGALR; encoded by the coding sequence GTGCCCCCGCAGGTTCCCCACCCCGAGCCCGGTGTCCCGGACACGAGGGGGCCGCTGAGGTACATCTGGTGGCTGGTCCGCTGCCAACCCTGGCGGGTGCTGCGTGGCAGCGTGCTCGGCACGGCCTGGATGACGGGGCTGTCGGTCCGGCCGTATCTGATTTCCCGCGCCGTTGACGACGGGCTGCGCGCGCACGACAACCGGGCTCTGTTGCTCTGGGTCGCGGCGATCCTCGGTGCGGGCGTGGGCCTGTCGTACCTGGGCATCATGCGGCATCGAACGATGACCTTCGTGCGGGAGGATGCGACGGCCCGCTCGGCAGCGGTGCTGCTGCGCCAGCTGTCCCGGATCGGCGCGGTGCTGCCGCGCCGGCTCGCCGCTGGGGAGGTGGCGACCGTAGGCGGCTCCGACATCGGATACACCTCGCAGGTGTTGACGATGACTGGGCCGGGGGTGGGCGCAGTCATCGCGTACACGGTGATCGCCGTCGTGCTGTGGTCGGTGTCGCCGATCCTCGCGCTGTGTGTGCTGCTGGGCGTACCGGCGATCGCCCTGCTCATAGGGCCATTACTGCGCCGCCTCGATCGAGTGGAGTCGGTCTACCGGCAGCAGCAGGGCATGCTCACCACCCGGGCGGGCGACATCGTGGCTGGGCTGCGGGTGCTCGCCGGCGTCGGCGGCCGCGGCCTGTTCGCCCGCCGGTACGCCGACCGCTCCCAGCGCCTGCTGGCCGAGGGATACCGGGTCGGTGCCGTCAACAGCTGGATCGACGCGCTGACCGTCGCCATCCCGGGGCTCTTCCTCGCGACCGTGGTCTGGCTCGCGGCCCGGATGGCTGTCACTGGCGACATAACGATCGGGCAGATGGTCGCCGTCTACGGATACGTAGCCACCCTCATCGTGCCGGTCTGGTTTCTACTAGAGGGCAGCTACCAGATGATCCGGGGCCGGGTCGCCGCCCGCCGGATCGTCGCCCTACTCAACTTGGTCCCTGACGACGTCGGTGCCCTGCGAGATGCGGACGGCCCGGGAACCAAGCCCGACGGCGGCGGAATAACAACCGTGCCCGACGCCCGCCGGCCGGGAGTCGTGCCCGCACCGGCCCGGCCTGCCGACTTACACGATCCGGCCAGCGGACTGACCGTGCCCGCAGGTCGCCTGATCGGCGTCGCCGCTGACGACCCGGGCGAGGCCATCGCGCTGGCCGACCGGCTCGGACGGTACGTCGTCAGCGACGTGACCTGGGGCGGTGTGCCGCTGACCGGGATCCCGCTCGAACAGCTACGCGCCCGGATCCTTGTCGCCGACCACGACTCCTACCTCTTCGCCGGGACACTGCGGACCGTCCTGCGGGCCCGGGGGGCGAGCGGCGACGACCGCGACCGGGCGGGGAGCGACGATGACCCTTCCCGGGACGGCAGCGGCAGCGACGCGCGGGTCACGGCGGCCCTGCGTGTCGCGTCGGCGGAGGACGTCGTCGACGCGCTGCCGGACGGGCTCGGCACCCCGATCGACACCCGGGCCCGCACACTCTCCGGCGGCCAGCGCCAACGGGTACGCCTGGCCCGAGCGCTGCTCGCCGAACCTGAGGTGCTGGTCCTCATCGATCCAACTTCGGCGGTGGACGCGCACACGGAGGCGCGGATCGCCGAGCGGCTGCGCGCTGCGCGGGCCGGGCGGACCACCATCGTGCTCGCTACGTCACCGTTGCTGCTCGGGCACGCCGACACGGTCGCACATCTGCGCGAGGGTCGGATCGTCGCCACCGGCACGCACGCCGAACTGCTCGAACGGGACCGGGGCTACCGACAATTGGTCGCCCGGGGCAGCGACGCCCTCGACTCCGAAGACTTCACCGGGGCCGAGGGGGCGTTGCGGTGA
- a CDS encoding ABC transporter ATP-binding protein has protein sequence MLDLVGRDRRAVLVVLVLHGAAAIAGLAAPWLLGRIVDQVAAGAGVATVDRLAVAIGGCVLAQALLSRYAQYAGHRFGERAVARLREEFIRKTLGLPVSVVERAGSGDLATRSSVDVSTVGTTVRDVVPTIVIASAQLTLLFGAIFLLHPMLGLVALAGLPPIWAASRWYLRRASSAYLAEGAATAELTETLTTTAEGARTVEALRLTDDRIVHGTERIARVWTTRRATLALRTVFYTMVEASYPLPIAAVLLVGGFFLSKGMVSLGEVVAAALYLQQAIEPLDRILQWTEQAQRGFASLARVLGVGQVPPEPPGKASASPGERLVVRGARFSYADGHDVLHGIDLEVRPGERLAVVGPSGAGKSTLARLLAGIDAPRSGVVSIGGCPVTDLDPAERRRRIALVTQEHHVFIGSVRDNLAFAAPHASDDQMRSALVAVGADWYAEMPDGLDTELGDGATQLGAADAQQLALARLVLADPHTLILDEATAALDPTTARRTEQALAAVLTGRTVIAIAHRLNTAHDADRVAVMEDGRIIELGSHDELVRADGAYASLWRSWHN, from the coding sequence ATGCTGGACCTCGTCGGCCGGGACCGGCGCGCGGTCCTGGTCGTGCTGGTGCTGCACGGTGCCGCCGCGATCGCCGGGCTCGCCGCGCCGTGGCTGCTCGGCAGAATCGTCGACCAGGTTGCCGCCGGCGCGGGCGTCGCCACCGTGGACCGCTTGGCAGTGGCGATCGGCGGATGCGTTCTGGCGCAGGCGCTGCTTTCCCGGTACGCCCAGTACGCCGGTCACCGGTTCGGGGAGCGGGCGGTTGCCCGGTTGCGCGAGGAGTTCATCCGCAAGACGCTCGGTCTGCCAGTCTCCGTCGTCGAGCGGGCCGGCTCCGGGGACCTCGCCACCCGCAGCTCGGTCGACGTGTCGACCGTCGGGACCACGGTCCGTGATGTCGTGCCCACCATCGTCATCGCCTCGGCGCAGCTGACGCTGCTGTTCGGGGCGATCTTCCTGCTGCACCCGATGCTCGGCCTGGTCGCGCTCGCTGGCCTGCCGCCGATCTGGGCGGCGAGCCGCTGGTACCTGCGGCGGGCCAGCTCCGCCTACCTCGCCGAGGGCGCCGCCACCGCCGAGCTGACCGAGACGTTGACCACCACCGCCGAGGGCGCGCGCACCGTGGAGGCGCTGCGCCTCACCGACGACCGGATCGTCCACGGCACCGAGCGCATCGCCCGGGTGTGGACCACCCGACGGGCGACGCTCGCGCTGCGGACCGTGTTCTACACGATGGTGGAGGCCAGCTATCCGCTGCCGATCGCCGCGGTGCTGCTGGTCGGCGGATTCTTCCTGTCCAAGGGGATGGTCTCGCTCGGTGAGGTGGTCGCAGCCGCGCTCTATCTCCAGCAGGCGATCGAGCCGTTGGACCGAATCCTGCAGTGGACCGAACAGGCGCAGCGCGGCTTCGCATCGCTCGCCCGAGTGCTCGGCGTCGGCCAGGTGCCGCCGGAGCCGCCCGGCAAGGCGTCCGCGTCACCTGGTGAGCGGCTCGTCGTGCGCGGTGCCCGATTCTCGTACGCCGACGGCCACGACGTCCTGCACGGCATCGACCTGGAGGTACGGCCCGGCGAGCGGCTCGCCGTCGTCGGCCCGTCGGGTGCCGGGAAGTCCACCCTGGCCCGGCTGCTGGCCGGGATCGACGCGCCGCGAAGCGGCGTGGTCAGCATCGGCGGCTGCCCGGTCACCGACCTGGACCCCGCCGAGCGCCGCCGCCGGATCGCCCTGGTCACTCAGGAACACCACGTATTCATCGGCTCGGTGCGCGACAACCTGGCCTTCGCCGCGCCGCACGCGTCCGACGACCAGATGCGGTCCGCGCTGGTCGCCGTCGGCGCCGACTGGTACGCCGAGATGCCCGACGGCCTCGACACGGAACTCGGCGACGGGGCCACGCAGCTCGGGGCCGCCGATGCGCAGCAGCTCGCCCTGGCCCGGCTGGTGCTCGCCGACCCGCACACGCTGATCCTCGACGAGGCGACCGCGGCGCTGGATCCGACCACCGCCCGGCGAACCGAGCAAGCGTTGGCCGCCGTGCTCACCGGCCGGACCGTCATCGCGATCGCGCACCGGCTCAACACCGCGCACGACGCCGACCGGGTCGCCGTGATGGAGGACGGCCGGATCATCGAACTCGGCAGCCACGATGAACTCGTCCGCGCCGACGGGGCGTACGCCTCCCTCTGGCGCTCCTGGCACAACTGA
- a CDS encoding DUF397 domain-containing protein has product MTDLTGAIWRKSTRSGGNGGECVEVATNLPGIVAVRDSKDRFGAPLTFPPAAWGEFVKQINSGSFVDGGRAQQRG; this is encoded by the coding sequence ATGACTGACCTGACGGGCGCCATCTGGCGCAAGAGCACCCGCAGCGGCGGCAACGGCGGCGAGTGCGTCGAGGTCGCCACGAACCTCCCCGGCATTGTCGCCGTACGCGACTCCAAGGACCGGTTCGGTGCACCTTTGACGTTCCCACCCGCGGCCTGGGGCGAGTTCGTGAAGCAGATCAACAGTGGCAGCTTCGTGGATGGCGGACGGGCCCAGCAACGGGGATAG
- a CDS encoding helix-turn-helix domain-containing protein has translation MVEEIGSTVPRRQLGRLLRQYRTEAGVTLDAAAEALEYSRQKIWRIESGLGAVRVLDVKAMCELYGVSAELTEAMKGLAAETKSKGWWHAHGDAVPSWFELYVGLESAAATLRQYQETVIPGLLQTREYIQALARIDQPAATGEDREHAVQVRLQRQNLLSRRLPHPPRLDAVISEAVLRRRVGGRAVMIGQLTGLLEASERPNVSVRVVPLAAGPHLGAVAGSFLILDFPVTKGGRAAPEPSVVYSESLTGALYLDKPAELRAYEEAFASVAQLAQSEAESRDTIKGIIGELRHD, from the coding sequence ATGGTCGAGGAGATCGGATCGACCGTGCCACGCCGGCAGCTCGGCCGACTGCTGCGCCAGTACCGCACCGAAGCCGGCGTGACGCTCGACGCCGCCGCCGAAGCACTCGAATACAGCCGGCAGAAGATCTGGCGCATCGAGAGCGGCCTGGGCGCCGTCCGGGTGCTCGACGTCAAGGCGATGTGCGAGCTGTACGGGGTCTCGGCGGAGCTGACCGAGGCGATGAAGGGGCTGGCCGCGGAGACGAAGTCGAAGGGCTGGTGGCACGCGCACGGGGACGCGGTGCCGAGCTGGTTCGAGCTGTACGTCGGCCTGGAATCCGCCGCCGCCACGCTTCGCCAGTACCAGGAGACCGTCATCCCCGGTCTACTGCAGACCCGCGAATACATCCAGGCACTGGCGCGCATCGACCAGCCCGCGGCGACCGGCGAGGACCGCGAGCACGCCGTCCAGGTACGCCTGCAACGGCAGAACCTGCTGAGCCGCCGGTTGCCGCATCCGCCCCGGCTGGACGCGGTGATCTCCGAGGCCGTGCTGCGGCGCAGAGTCGGCGGACGGGCCGTCATGATCGGGCAGCTCACCGGCCTACTCGAAGCCTCCGAGCGACCCAATGTCTCGGTGCGGGTGGTGCCGCTCGCCGCCGGGCCGCACCTCGGCGCGGTCGCCGGATCCTTCCTCATCCTGGACTTCCCCGTCACGAAGGGCGGCCGAGCGGCACCCGAGCCGTCGGTCGTCTACAGCGAATCGCTAACCGGCGCGCTCTACCTCGACAAGCCCGCCGAGCTGCGGGCCTACGAGGAGGCGTTTGCGAGCGTCGCTCAGCTCGCGCAAAGTGAGGCAGAATCGAGAGACACGATCAAGGGGATCATCGGGGAGCTGCGGCATGACTGA